The DNA sequence CAAGAGTTTTTTAGCGGACAAACCAAAAAATTACTGACTCCCATCAAGGAAAAAGCCCAAATTTTAGATAAATTGGGTATTCAAGAGTTAATTTTACTGCCTTTCGATCGCGAATTAGCTAATTTAACTCCCTTGGAGTTTGTCAAAGAAGTTTTACTAGAAAAAATCAAGGCTAATTTTGTCAGTGTGGGAGAGGATTTCTGTTTTGGATATAAAAGACAGGGAAAAGCGAAAGATTTACAATCCCTTGCTAATCAATATCAAATTGAAGTTAATATTACTCCAGAACAACATTTTCTTGTCAATCAACAAAATATACGTATTAGTAGCTCTTATATTCGTCAATCCCTCAGTGAAGGAAAAGTCGAATTAGCTAAAGATATGTTAGGCAGAAATTATCAAATACAAGGAAAAGTAGTGGAGGGGCAAAAACTTGGTAGAGAGTTAGGTTTTCCTACGGCTAATTTAAAAATTCCTCCTGAAAAATATTTACCTAAGCAGGGAGTTTATGGTGTGAAAGTAGATATACCTCAACAACAGAAATATGATTTATCCGCCGTTATGAATGTGGGTAAACGCCCCACTGTAGGGGGAGAAAGTATAATTGTAGAGGTGCATTTATTAAATTGGCAAGGAGATTTATATGGGCAGGATTTAGTGATTAAATTAGTTAATTTTATTCGCCCAGAAAAAAAGTTTACCTCTTTAGATGAGTTGAAGAATCAAATAACTCTCGATTGTCAATTATGTCTTTAAGTTTATTTTCTTGGTAATCTAAATAACTATCAACTATACACTATTTCTGTAATGTCTATATTTTTCAAAAAGAAAAAATTTTGGTCTTTAAGAAGTGCGGAAGTGACAACTAATGCTTTAATTTCAACTTTCTCGGTAATTATAATATTAGTATTAGTTAATTTTTTAGGCATTAAATATTCTTGGAAATTCGACTTTACAGAGAACAAATTATATACTCTTTCTCCTCAAACTCAAGAAGTAATAAAAAATCTTCAAGAGCCTTTACAAGTCTATGTTTTTGATTCTCCACCAAATAATTTTGATCGCCAATTATTAAATAATTATGCTCGTTATAATGACCTATTTTCTTTTCAATTTGTCGATCCTCAAGTCAATCTTAATCTAACACAAAAATTCCAAGTTGATCGCATCGGTGATGTTTATTTAGAATGGCGCGATCGCACTCAATTAGTACAAACTGTCTCTCCTGAAAGTAGATTAACAGAAGAAAAATTAACCAAAGCCATAGTTAAAATACAAAAACAAACTCAGGCAGTAGTGTATATAATACAAGGTCACGGAGAAGCAAATATTGAAAATCAAGGACAAAGTAGCTTTTCTCAAGCAGTGAAGAATCTTCAGGATATGGGCTATATTGTCAATCCCCTTAACTTGGGAGAATCTCCTCTCATTCCCCCCGATGCCGATGTATTAATTGTTAGTAGTAGTGATAGAGAATTATTATCAGGAGAAATAAACACGATTAAACAATATTTAGAGCGGGGAGGTAACTTGATGGTAATGTATAATGCTCTAAGCCCTACCAGTTTAGAGAGTATATTGGAAGAATGGGGTATAAATTTTAATGATACTCTAGTGGTTGACTCATCAGGCACAGGAGAAATTCTAGGCTTAGGCCCCTCCATCACTATCATCACTGATTATGGGCAACATCCCATAACCCAAGATTTTAACAATGGTTTGACGATTTTTCCTTGGGCAAGACCCATTATTACAGAAAACAAAGATAATATTGAAACAATCCCCCTATTAATTACTAATAGTCAATCTTGGGGAGAAAGTAATTTAGAAGGAGAAACAGTGGAGTTTGATCCCACAAAAGACATACAAGGGCCTTTAAATATAGGTGTTGCCTTAAGCAAAAAAAATGATGTTATTGCCGATAACCCTAACAACATAACAGAAAATCTCACTCCCTCTCAAGAATCTGGCTTAAATCCAGAGGAAGAATTACCTAGGGTAGAAGGAGAAACAGATTTACCGATGCCACCTACCATGAAAACTCCCTCTCCTATTACCAATAATAATGATGCAAACCGCATAAATAAAACATCTGCCGAGACGAGACTATTAGTTATTGGCAATTCAAATTTTGCAACGGATGGTTGGATTTCTCAGCAACTTAACAGTGATTTCTTTCTTAATAGTGTTGCTTGGTTAGCTAATGAAGATGAAACTAATTTATCTATTCGCCCGAAAGAATCTGTTAATCGTCGTTTTAATCTTACCCCTTTACAAGCCAATTTGATTTCATGGTTAGCCATTTTTATTATACCTGCTCTCGGTTTCATAGCTGCGATCGCACAAAGGCAACTTCGTCAGTGATTGCAACTTGGTGGTTGAGAAATAAATAGGATTTTTAGAACTACATTCCCCTTAAGGCTAAAGTAATAATACCTTGTTGACCTAGTAAAATTTCTCGTAACAGAGTTATAATCCCCAACCAAATAACAGGGCTGATGTCAATACCTCCCAAAGGAGGCACTATTTTTCTGGTAAAAGCTAAAAAAGGCTCAGTAGGTATATAAGCTAAACTGTAAGGAAATTGAGTTAGATCAATGTTAGGATACCAAGTGAGAATTATACGGAAAATAAACAACACCGTCATAATTAGTAAAAGAATACCGAGAATCACACTGGCAATGATAGCAATATTCATCAGCTTTTATTGTCGATAGGTTCACTGTTTTAGCCTTTCCATCCTAGCATACTTGTGAACTCCAAACTTAACTTACAGAAGCTAATTTCAAGGGTGACACCAAACTACTAGCTATTTCAACCCCCTTCCACAGTAAATCGGGGTAATTTTCTATTTGATTAGTAGTAGAAATATTTTCCAGCTCTTGTAACACATCAGCAATAATTTTTCTTCCCTTACTGCCAAAAGCAATTCCCGCCACCCTAGAAGTTAAATTTAATTCAGACAATTTTTTGATAGTATATTCGTTTGTCCCTCCTGCTAACTGTATAAATCCTTTCAGATTGCTATTCATTAATTTCTGAGCATATTTAATGGTTAAATGGGTTGTGCCTTCTCCTATATCGCCACTCATAGGGCGCCCATCCGTCTGCCAAATTAAGGGAATTTTCAAAGGAGTAATAAAATCAGAAATCTTTTGTAAATAATCCATTATATTGGGTGTATAAGGACAACTAATGGCAATTACTTTTAATTTAGATAAATGGGGCTGTAATTTTTTCCAAACAGATACAAATTGAGAGAAATGTCCTTCCTGAGTATGAATTTCGATCGCATCTATAGGTAAAATATCTAACCATTCCACAATAGTATCAATAGTAATAAAAATAGATTCAGTTTGGATTAAATCAAGAGGGCAAATCGGTAAACAACGACCACAACCATAACATAAATCCGACTTTACCCCCCGATAAATAGAAGAAAATGTAATAGCATCCGCCGGGCAAATTGACTCACAAGGGCGAGGACAATCTGTAGGACAAAGGTTAGGATTAAAGTAGGCTTTGCGAAAATGAGGGTCTTCACCATCATTAATACTGACCATTATAAAGGGGGAAAAATGAGAATCATAGCCTTTTTTTCTTGCCTTTAAAAATAAATCTTGTGCTTTTTTTATTCCTTCCAATGCACTATGAATTACAGCCTTATCCGCCGCCATATCAATACAATCTGCTCCTGCAAGAGTATAAATTAGTGCTAAATTACGAATAGAAGGCAAATGTTGATAACTTGCACCACAAATCAACTTGAACCAATTACCTTCTTGTAAAGAATAAAACGGAGAATAAGACATTAATTATACTCGGTAGGAAAATATTAAAGATATATAGTCAGGGTAAGAAAACAAGAAAAATTTTTTAAAACACTCAAATTATGATCTAAAATTTTCTTTCAGTTATCATATTTTTTTCATAATCTGCAAAGATAAATTGAATCAAAATATAGGTATATTTAATAAACAAGACAACCAACTTATTTTCT is a window from the Cyanobacterium sp. Dongsha4 genome containing:
- a CDS encoding bifunctional riboflavin kinase/FAD synthetase, whose translation is MITYNSPVAIEQNSLQNIHRAIALGNFDGVHLGHQEVIKPILKGNIAKNLVPALVTFIPHPQEFFSGQTKKLLTPIKEKAQILDKLGIQELILLPFDRELANLTPLEFVKEVLLEKIKANFVSVGEDFCFGYKRQGKAKDLQSLANQYQIEVNITPEQHFLVNQQNIRISSSYIRQSLSEGKVELAKDMLGRNYQIQGKVVEGQKLGRELGFPTANLKIPPEKYLPKQGVYGVKVDIPQQQKYDLSAVMNVGKRPTVGGESIIVEVHLLNWQGDLYGQDLVIKLVNFIRPEKKFTSLDELKNQITLDCQLCL
- a CDS encoding GldG family protein, translated to MSIFFKKKKFWSLRSAEVTTNALISTFSVIIILVLVNFLGIKYSWKFDFTENKLYTLSPQTQEVIKNLQEPLQVYVFDSPPNNFDRQLLNNYARYNDLFSFQFVDPQVNLNLTQKFQVDRIGDVYLEWRDRTQLVQTVSPESRLTEEKLTKAIVKIQKQTQAVVYIIQGHGEANIENQGQSSFSQAVKNLQDMGYIVNPLNLGESPLIPPDADVLIVSSSDRELLSGEINTIKQYLERGGNLMVMYNALSPTSLESILEEWGINFNDTLVVDSSGTGEILGLGPSITIITDYGQHPITQDFNNGLTIFPWARPIITENKDNIETIPLLITNSQSWGESNLEGETVEFDPTKDIQGPLNIGVALSKKNDVIADNPNNITENLTPSQESGLNPEEELPRVEGETDLPMPPTMKTPSPITNNNDANRINKTSAETRLLVIGNSNFATDGWISQQLNSDFFLNSVAWLANEDETNLSIRPKESVNRRFNLTPLQANLISWLAIFIIPALGFIAAIAQRQLRQ
- the ldpA gene encoding circadian clock protein LdpA — protein: MSYSPFYSLQEGNWFKLICGASYQHLPSIRNLALIYTLAGADCIDMAADKAVIHSALEGIKKAQDLFLKARKKGYDSHFSPFIMVSINDGEDPHFRKAYFNPNLCPTDCPRPCESICPADAITFSSIYRGVKSDLCYGCGRCLPICPLDLIQTESIFITIDTIVEWLDILPIDAIEIHTQEGHFSQFVSVWKKLQPHLSKLKVIAISCPYTPNIMDYLQKISDFITPLKIPLIWQTDGRPMSGDIGEGTTHLTIKYAQKLMNSNLKGFIQLAGGTNEYTIKKLSELNLTSRVAGIAFGSKGRKIIADVLQELENISTTNQIENYPDLLWKGVEIASSLVSPLKLASVS
- a CDS encoding YggT family protein — protein: MNIAIIASVILGILLLIMTVLFIFRIILTWYPNIDLTQFPYSLAYIPTEPFLAFTRKIVPPLGGIDISPVIWLGIITLLREILLGQQGIITLALRGM